The following are encoded in a window of Nitrospinota bacterium genomic DNA:
- the ruvB gene encoding Holliday junction branch migration DNA helicase RuvB produces MKETRIIGPEGEDPSVEKTLRPRKLDEYVGQEMIKENLRIFVQAAKQRGEALDHVLFYGPPGLGKTTLAHIIAQELGVQIRATSGPVIERAGDLAAILTNLSEGEILFIDEIHRLSPAVEEILYPAMEDGNIDLMIGQGPSARSVKLDIPPFTLVGATTRAGLLTSPLRDRFGIIHRLEFYTDAELAAIVRRSSNILNVAITDDGAGEIARRSRGTPRIANRLLRRVRDYAQVKGNGNIDSTTADAALKMIEVDEKGFDRMDRLLLLTIIEKFGGGPVGLDTLAAAINEEKETIEDVLEPYLLQNGYIQRTPRGRVASAAAYRHFSLTPPSGQEALF; encoded by the coding sequence GTGAAAGAGACGCGGATTATCGGGCCGGAGGGGGAAGACCCGTCCGTCGAAAAAACGCTCCGCCCCCGCAAGCTGGACGAATATGTGGGGCAGGAAATGATAAAGGAAAACCTCCGCATCTTCGTGCAGGCGGCGAAGCAGCGCGGCGAAGCGCTGGATCACGTCCTCTTCTACGGCCCGCCGGGACTGGGCAAAACCACGCTGGCCCACATCATCGCGCAGGAACTCGGCGTGCAGATACGCGCCACCAGCGGCCCGGTCATCGAGCGCGCGGGCGACCTCGCCGCCATTCTCACAAATCTTTCCGAGGGGGAAATCCTGTTCATTGACGAAATACACCGCCTGAGTCCCGCCGTGGAAGAGATACTCTACCCGGCGATGGAGGACGGCAACATCGATCTCATGATCGGGCAAGGCCCTTCGGCCCGTTCGGTGAAGCTGGACATACCGCCGTTCACCTTGGTGGGGGCAACTACCCGCGCGGGGCTGCTCACCTCGCCGCTGCGCGACAGGTTCGGCATCATCCACCGGCTGGAGTTTTACACGGATGCCGAGCTGGCCGCCATCGTCCGGCGTTCATCGAACATCCTCAACGTGGCGATCACCGATGACGGCGCGGGGGAAATCGCCCGCCGCTCGCGCGGCACGCCGCGCATCGCCAACCGCCTGTTGCGGCGCGTGCGCGATTACGCGCAGGTGAAGGGGAACGGCAACATTGATTCAACGACGGCCGATGCGGCGCTCAAAATGATAGAGGTGGACGAGAAGGGATTCGACCGGATGGACCGGCTGCTCCTGTTGACCATCATCGAAAAATTCGGCGGCGGACCGGTGGGCCTCGATACGCTTGCCGCCGCCATCAACGAAGAAAAAGAGACCATTGAGGACGTGCTGGAGCCGTACCTGCTGCAGAACGGCTACATCCAGCGGACGCCGCGCGGCCGGGTGGCCAGCGCCGCCGCCTACCGGCATTTTTCCCTCACGCCCCCATCCGGCCAGGAAGCCCTTTTTTAA